ACACATAATCTGCTGGAAACTGAAAATTTGACACTAAGTGGAATAAACACAATATAAATCTTACCCACCAAAATAGAAAGCAGGAACCAGAACCGAGCATGATACCTGCCATGTTGTCATCAAAACGCATGTGCTCGTGAAAAATTTTCAAGAAGGTGAGAACAATGGAGGTAATGCCATTCAGTTAGGCTCAAGCTTTAAACAGCACAACTCAGCATTTTTCAATGGAACACTGAAGAAATTAAAACACAGTAGAAAAAACATGAATTCTACAGCACTTAATGATCTTCCTTTCATATGAGCTGAGCATCTAACCTGAAACAGCTTTGCATTCAATGTTCCCAGCCAGATGCATGTATAAGTCATGGTTCACCAGAGATTTCCAGTAGAAATATCAAAATAACAGATCAAACCAAACCATCATTTATCTGAGAAAAAACACATCCTAACAAATTTAAGGCCCATGCTCTGCTAGAATATGTGTGCATGCGCGCGTGTGCTCGTGCAAGTTTTGCTGGCTTGAGAAGGAACTAACAGCAGGTACAGCTGGCAACCACACAGCAAATcagataaatttaaataataaaaataaaacctcATTATATGCCCAATTAATATGTGTGCTATAGTAGGATTAGCATTCATAGAGTTTCCAAAGTGAAGCTTGTCATGAGGTGACCAAAAGCAGTTTTTTCTTTAGATGGAAACATAAACACCAGATACACATGTAAGGCATTGAGGTCAATCACAGAAGTCTAACCAAACTCTTTAGTCTCGGACACTAATATTTTCCATGAAATTCCAAGCCTAAGCAGTCATTCACATCTTGCAATTACACACAAACAAATTTCCCACATCTCAAATAGGCAATTAAAGAATGCCAATATTTTCACAAGAGCATCAGGCCGATTATTTGGCTTGTGGGCTACCATACAGACAAGAAGGTGTGCCTTCTTGAGCTGATCAGAAACACACATCTGAGAAAAAACAGTAAAACTTCCAAGTAGGGGAGGTAAACAAGTAAACTAATTGAGCTTGACATGTTTCTAAGATCTGGTCAATAGTGATAAtaggatcacttttacttttcagAAATGCAATTTCAAAGCAAGAGCTAAACTCAGTGATAAAATATTTTAAGTCACGCAATGCAAAGCTTCAATGACAAGCAAGTCATGCTGATCGATCAATTGTATCAAGAAATAAGGGTGAGACATCTAGCTCACAATCTCTTCAACAAAAATGGTGCACAAGAAAAAGAActttttcttttatagttcatTTAACAATTGAACTTCATCTCAAGCCAATCATAAGCCAGTGAATTAACCTTTTTCCATCATGTAAGTTTGCTTTCAACAGCATGTAAGAATATAAAGATACAATGCATGCAAGCCGATAGAAGGGCATTATAGTCAACGTTTCAGCCTATCCATTGGCACAAACGGCCACTGACACGTGTTCACTCGCACTAAAGATAAAACAGAAAGAACAAGCAAAACTACTTTCACTTTTCACAGGCACGCATCTTGCCTTCAATGGCCACTAGCATGTGTTTAACACTAGCGCTATCTAGAGATAAAACCAGAGAACAAACAGAACTACTTACTTTTACTAGATAACCACAGTTTCCTCAATAAATTGAAGCCAGTAAACTAACTGTTTTTGCTTCAACAAAAGTACATTTAAGAAGAAAGAAGGAAATGGAGATTCCAATGTTGCAAATGAATCATAACCATAGATTCCTACCATATATGATTCCATATACTCTCATCAAGCAATCTGTATTCTTAACATAACAGACAGTAGCTTGAGCATGGTCACGTGCTCATAAGTACTTAGTCCATCAATTACTATCACATGATCGGAACTACTCAAACTGTTAATTGCTAACACGTGCTCAATACTCGATCATTAATTTCAAAAAACTGCTCAGAACTACTCAATCCATTAATTACTAACATGTGCTCAGAGCTACACAATCAGTTGATTAGAAGCACGTGTTCATATCTACTTAATCGGTCAATAACTAACGAAGCTCAAAACTACCCTCCAATAATTACTAACACGTTTCACCAATCAATCGTCAGTGAACTAGTACAGTTTATCTGAGCGGTGCATATGGAAAGAACAAAATGAGAAAGAAACACATGCACGACAAACAAGAGTATGCATCCCGAACTTTCTGGATCAGTAAACAGTTATTATGCTCTAACATTTAACCAGTTCCATGAGCAACTAACAAGTACTGATAGTTCAAGGATAGTAGCTCAAGCATGGTCATGTGCTCATAACTACTTAATCCATCAATTACTACCACGTGATCTGAACTACTCAAACTGTTAATTGCTAACACGTGATCAGTACTTGACCATTAATTTCTAAAAGGTGCTTGGAACTACTCAATCCGTTACTTAATAACAGCGCTCAGAGCTACATAATCAGTTGACTACAAGCACGTGTTCATACCTACTTAATCGTTTGATTACCAACATGTGGTCATATCTACTTAATCGATCAATGACTAACAAAGCTCATAACTACTATCCAATAATTACTAACACGTTTCTCCAATCAATCAACAGTCAGATAACTAGTACTCTGAGCGGTGCAAATTGGAaagaaacaaaatgagaaagAAACACGTGCACATCAAAAACAAGTATTCATCCCGAGCTGTCTGGATCTGTAAACACTTATAATGCTTTAACATTTAACCAGTTCCAATAATTACTAACAAGTTTCACCAATCAATCAACTGTCAGTGAACTAGTAAAGTTTATCTGAGCAGTGCATATGGAAAGAACAAAATGAGAAAGAAACACATGCACGACAAACAAAAGCATGCATCCCGAACTTTCCGGATCAGTAAACAGTTATTATGCTTTAACATTTAACCAGTTCCATGAGAAACTATAACAAGTACTGATAGTCCAAGGATAGTAGCTCAAGCGTGGTCACGTGCTCATAACTACTTAATCCATCAATTACTACCACGTGATGTTAATTGCTAACACATGCTCAGTACTTAACAGTTAATTTCTAAAAGGCACTTGGAACTACTCAATCCGTTACTTAATAACAACGCTCAGAGCTGCACAATCAGTTGATTACAAGCACATGCTCATATCTACTTAATCGGTTGATTACCAACACGTGGTCATATCTACTTAATCGATCAATGACTAACAAAGCTCATAACTACTATCCAATAGTTACTAACACGTTTCTCCAATCAATCAACTGTCAGATAACTAGTACTCTGAGCGGTGCATATTGGAAAGAACAAAATGAGAAAGAAACACGTGCACATCAAAAACAAGTATTCATCCCGAGCTTTCTGGATCTGTAAACACTTATAATGCTTTAACATTTAACCAGTTCCAATAATTACTAACAAGTTTCACCAATCAATCAACTGTCAGTGAACTAGTACAGTTTATCTGAGCAGTGCATATGGAAAGAACAAAATGAGAAAGAGACACATGCACGACAAACAAAAGCATGCATCCCGAACTTTCCGGATCGGTAAACAGTCATTATGCTTTAACATTTAACCAGTTCCATGAGCAACTATAACAACTACTGATAGTCCAAGGATAGTAGCTCAAGCATGGTCACATGCTCATAACTACTTAATCCGTCAATTACTACCACGTGATGTTAATTGCTAACACGTGCTCAGTACTTAACCGTTAATTTCTAAAAGGCGCTTGGAACTACTCAATCCGTTACTTAATAACAGCGCTCAGAGCTACATAATCAGTTGACTACAAGCACGTGTTCATACCTACTTAATCGTTTGATTACCAACACGTGGTCATATCTACTTAATCGATCAATGACTAACAAAGCTCATAACTACTATCCAATAATTACTAACACGTTTCTCCAATCAATCAACAGTCAGATAACTAGTACTCTGAGCGGTGCATATTGGAAAGAACAAAATGAGAAAAAAACACGTGCACATGAAAAACAATTATTCATCCCGAGCTTTCAGGATctgtaaacatttataatgcTTTAACATTTAACCAGTTCCAATAATTACTAACAAGTTTCACCAATCAATCAACTGTCAGTGAACTAGTACAGTTTATCTGAGCAGTGCATATGGAAAGAACAAAATGAGAAAGAAACACATGCACGACAAACAAAAGCATGCATCCCGAACTTTCCGGATCAGTAAACAGTTATTATGCTTTAACATTTAACCAGTTCCATGAGCAACTATAACAAGTAGTGATAGTCCAAGGATAGTAGCTCAAGCGTTGTCACTTGCTCATAACTACTTAATCCATCAATTACTACCACGTGATGTTAATTGCTAACACGTGCTCTGTACTTAACCATTAATTTCTAAAAGGCGCTTGGAACTACTCAATCCATTACTTAATAACAGCACTCAGAGCTACACAATCAGTTGATTACAAGCACATGTTCATATCTACTTAATCGGTTGATTACCAACACGTGGTCATATCTACTTAATCGATCAATGACTAACAAAGCTCATAACTACTATCCAATAATTACTAACACGTTTCTCCAATCAATCAACTGTCAGATAACTAGTACTCTGAGCGGTGCATATTGGAAAGAACAAAATGAGAAAGAAACACGTGCACATCAAAAACAAGTATTCATCCCGAGCTTTCTGGATCTGTAAACACTTATAATGCTTTAACGTTTAACCAGTTCCAATAATTACTAACAAGTTTCACCAATCAATCAACTGTCAGTGAACTAGTACAGTTTATCTGAGCAGTGCATATGGAAAGAACAAAATGAGAAAGAAACAAATGCACGACAACCAAAAGCATGCATCCCGAACTTTCCGGATCAGTAAACAGTTATTATGCTTTAACGTTTAACCAGTTCCATGAGCAACTATAACAAGTACTGATAGTCCAAAGATGGTAGCTCAAGCATGGTCACGTGCTCATAACTACTTAATCCATCAATTACTACCACGTGATGTTAATTGCTAACACATGCTCAGTACTTAACCGTTAATTTCTAAAAGGCGCTTGGAACTACTCAATCCGTTACTTAATAACAGCGCTCAGAGCTACACAATCAGTTGATTACAAGCACGTGTTCATATCTACTTAATCGGTTGATTACCAACACGTGGTCATATCTACTTAATCGATCAATGACTAACAAAGCTCATAACTACTATCCAATAATTACTAACACGTTTCTCCAATCAATCAACTGTCAGATAACTAGTACTTTGAGCGGTGCATATTGGAAAGAACAAAATAAGAAAGAAACACGTGCACATCAAAAACAAGTATTCATCCCGAGCTTTCTGGATCTGTAAACACTTATAATGCTTTAACATTTAACCAGTTCCAATAATTACTAACAAGTTTCACCAATCAATCAACTGTCAGTGAACTAGTACAGTTTATCTGAGCAGTGCATATGGAAAGAACAAAATGAGAAAGAGACACATGCACGACAAACAAAAGCATGCATCCCGAACTTTCCGGATCGGTAAACAGTCATTATGCTTTAACATTTAACCAGTTCCATGAGCAACTATAACAACTACTGATAGTCCAAGGATAGTAGCTCAAGCATGGTCACATGCTCATAACTACTTAATCCGTCAATTACTACCACGTGATGTTAATTGCTAACACGTGCTCAGTACTTAACCGTTAATTTCTAAAAGGCGCTTGGAACTACTCAATCCGTTACTTAATAACATGCGCTCGGAGCTACACAATCAGTTGATTACAAGCACGTGTTCATATCTACTTAATCGGTTGATTACCAACACGTGGTCATATCTACTTAATCGATCAATGACTAACAAAGCTCATAACTACTATCCAATAATTACTAACACGTCTCTCCAATCAATCAACTGTCAGATAACTAGTAATCTGAGCGGTGCATATTGGAAAGAACAAAATGAGAAAGAAACACATGCACATCAAAAACAAGTATTCATCCCGAACTTTCTGGATCTGTAAACACTTATAATGCTTTAACATTTAACCAGTTCCATAAACAGCTAACAAGTACTGATAGTCTAAGGATCTAAACGATCTACCGGAAAAAACGGTTTCCTTTTACATAATCTGACAAAAGGTTAAAACCCTATTATGAGTCTGATAAGTCATATTTACAATCTGTAGCTATTCATAACAAGATTCATAATATACTGTCTCCAGCCATCCCAGTAACCTCTTCTTGGATTAGACAAAGAGGCAAAAGAACAAGATACATTTGTTACCCTTTCATCTCTACAAGCTCAATCTACAACTGCAAAAAAAGGTGTTTAGCAGTCACTCTTATCCCCACCCTCCAGAAGCACTGGTTTTAGCAGCACTCCATCTAACCCTGCAATCACAAAAATCAAACCTTAACCCGGAATCAGTTAAGCACGTAATTAAAAAGATTAAACATTTTGAATAGCCAAACCATCAGACCTTTAGAGGAGGCTCGGGGACTCTGTAGCTATCAGGCGTTATGGAAGATAACCACAATCCAGGAAACACGCACTGTACAGGAttcaaaaaatagaaaagaaaagaatacgaatttagaaaagaaaaagaaaatccatAATTCAGAAGATAAGATAATGAAGCAAATCAAAAGCTTACATCAAGTTGTTTCTGAACATTCTTGGCTCGCttttttggccttctagaagccTTTGAACCGGTCATAGCAAAGATATCCTCATCAATTTCTTCCCTAGTAAGCGAAATTGAGAACTTCTGTTTTTTTGCCTTCTTCTCAGCTGGTTTGGACTCGGTTACATTCCTAGACCGACTCGACTCTGGCCTCTGAGTTTTGTTGTCGTGAGCCGAAGTCACCATCTTCGGCGCACCTCCATTTTGATTCCGAGGCTTTGATATCGGCTTCCTAGGCCTCAGATTCCACGTCTTGGGAACAAACTCCTCAACGTCTTCCACATTCAAGTTCTGATCTCCTACGTCTACGACCTCCTCAACAGGTTTCTGATTCTTCGTTCGCAAACGTATGTAGATCTTCGATCTACCTTCCGGTGGAGCAACTTTCTTCCCCAAGCTGTCACTATCAACCAGAGAATCAGGACCGTTGATAACTTTCTTCTCCGATTTTCCAGTCTTATGATCAAGAGAAGAACCAGAAGAAGCTCCGTTATTGAAAGGAGGTTCCCGCACTGTATTCCCCTTCCGGTTATTGTCGGAGTCGGTATCGGTATCGCTGCGCTGAGGAGATTTCTGAGAGGAATCAGCGAGCTTTCGAAGGCGTTGATTGTTACTGTGGTTCATGGCCCATTTGAGGTCATGTAATTGAAAGTTATGAAGAGGCTGAGATTTCAAGGTCGAAGAAGAAGCCATCACCACACCTTCGGTTTCGGTTACGGTTTCGTTCGAGTTATTTCTCGTTTCTGAGATTGAATGAAAGACCATTGATTGATAAAACAGAGAAAAAAGGAATTCTCCGTCCTTTATCGGACTGAGAAGAAATGAAACGctacaaaaagaaaaaagggaaatttgagagAAGAGAGAGAAATAGAGAAATGGAGGACAAAGTGAAAGAGTGTTGTTTGAGGCTTTTATTGTGAAGAAAGGAGAAGgaagaaggaagaagaaaaagggCAGTTACGATACTCTCCAACTACAAACAAAACAATGGAAGAAaacaaagatttattttcttttggttttCCGGTTTTATCCTTTAGTGTTTTTCTTATTACCTTTTATGTGTGAAACCGGTTGAGTCGAGTGTGGTCTGTTCTGTCGTTGGCCCACAATTTAGACgctaatattttttaatttgtttgagcttttttttaacatttatatCTGTTAAAAATGTAATGTGTCTTAACAtttgtatttttaattatatttcattttaaatctTTAAATTATCTCTTCCGATCCATCGGGTGAGTATATTATTGTTcacaaagtaaattatattattttgattatatatttataccgtttacatataaataaaaataaatatacataatgaaatttaaacttaaaataccatttactattttatttttatatcatgctcagtatcatattttaattattatttaaaattacatttattattttttatttacttaggtttttaattaaaatattttaaaattttatcaaataatatctaaaagttataaaataaagtctattttaataaaataaatccaaaattaaagaccctaaataaatataaaaatgacacaaattaaattaaatcgaaTAGAATTAATACAAACAAATTAAACCAAACTAAACTTACCCACACATCACATATGTTTctcgattttaaaaataaaaataaaaacacgatatattttcaaaattcaaatgaAAATTTCGCTCAATTCACGTTCTCTAGTAATCAAATTAACTAGTACTCCAACAATCAATATTTTCTAgttatttaaatttgatttaaaaaattatattttctagttatttaaatttgattaaaagaattttaattaaattatgttaatgtAAAATCAAGTTATTCTAATATTTCGAtgcttatattaaataaattgacAGCTTATTAaagttttttaattaaaatttaaaaattaagttaaattcGGGCACAAATATAAATAactgaatttatatttttattaaatcaacaaATTATATCTGAGTATGAATATAAATAATTAGCTCCTTATTTCTATATATAAAACTGaggagaatttttttttatttttcactaaattattaaatctacatttaaaaataattataatatttaatttaaaattattaatataataaaatagaagttgagataattatatattaattttaaaaagagTTATTACTTGAATAAAAAGTTGTgacaattataattataatttatcttaaaaaaattttaccttaaaaaaaagtCCTCTACATTGATACCTAAAGTAAAACTATATTTTATGTTGAATTTGCTAAAAacactttaaatattatttaaaaaatattattataatatttaaattatttaatataattaaaatgagGAGAAATGAatgtaaaatataataaaaatagatctggaaaattttagaaaaaacaaAATGGTTAGAAAAGGTTACAAACTTCGATGGTATCATAAATATATTTGGCATGTTTACACAAATGATAATTATTGTGATTATTTATTGAGAATCTGGCTTTAAATTTTAGCTTTATTTGGACTATTATTTTTAGCATCCTACTCAGCATtcataaatataattttcaatGTCAGATAACTCAACTTTACCACTCATGTGAATAACAATAAATATTCCAGATattgaataataataatgtaaattttAATTTGCTTGCCatactttatattttatttttaaaatcgtCAAAAATTGAAAGATTttccaaagaaaaaagaaaaaggtgttggtggtgaagaaaaaaaaacccaaagGGGCTTTTAAATAGAAGCTAAACCATAGAAAATCCCGGGTGTACCTACTCAATATTTGCATAATAAtgttttgcatgaagcacacgtGTCCTCTTTTAAGATTCTTTGAACAGATTTTGACACAACCCACAATCTTTTCCGAAAATCAGCAAATATAAcattttaattcttattttaaaatgtaaaaaaaggaaaatttcaGTTTATTTTTGTAAATTCCACCAGTATTATTTTAAGCAATGTTTTTAGATTTTGTCTGATAATCAAATAAATTTGTTCctcaaaataatacaaataattaaCTTAACAATCCAACTAATCATAGTTGGTTACAGATCTACACACATtgataatttcaaaattcttgacACCTTAATTTTACTATTGAaattaaatctttaaattttaaaacaaacacAAATACAAtttgatattaatattaatataaaatttaattttattattatattttttgaacATATTTATgccttgaatttttaaaattaggatcaaattgagattatttataaattttaatttttttaaattttgactaaattgatataatatatacaaattgagggctaaatttattattatcttAATTTTTAATTGACACGTCACTTGCCGTTTGTAATTTTAACAAGAATAACTAAAATAGTCAAATTATGTAATATGAATGCTTTTTTTTTGGGTGCttggaatgaattgttttataattaaataatttaccctaaaaaaaCTCCACATGACATCTTGGTATGTTGCTCTTTCTTCATcaatttaaaatgattaatcaGCATATTTAAAAAGAAACATGATTAATTAACATCTTTTAATATTTGtagtttgaaattttatttatttatttcaaaattaaatataagCTAAAAtgtttattataataaaaataataatttaattttaaatttataatcgATGGTGGACCTCTATCCTAAAatgtattgattttttttttaaattcaaagtTGTTGAGGCGGATTGACTCCTTCGAATTTTGAAAGAAGTTTTCGAAGCGTCGTTAGTTAAATAATCGACGTTGTCCTCAACAACTAAAGGTATTATCCCTATGTCGCATCATAAAAGCTATATATGCCTTAGTTGGTGGTTTGAATCCTAGCACGCACATTCACCATGATTGTAATTGTGCACAACACTAAAGTTTCTCTATTGGGCTATTGTTGATCATATTTCCACTAAATGAGGCGTCCTCCTCCATGAACTGTTCACGACTCTCCACAGAGATTGAGGACAAAATCCCAAGTGGTACCATGGTTGCAAGGTAAATACTACATATGCCTTGATTGATGGTTTGAATCTTCGCACGCACGTTCTCCATTACTAACACTTTTATTTGGAGCTCTTGCAGGCCGTATCTCTACCAATCCAGGCGCCCCCTTCTATGAATCATACAACGGATCTCCACAAAGGTTGTGGACAAAACTTCGGCACAATAACAAACAATTGATTGTTGAGGGCTACATTGGCTACCTGACGGATAACACTTTAAAGACCTTTATCGGAGGAGTTAATCCCTCTTAAGAtatcaaattgaatattgaaGCCAAATTTAAGTACCAAATAGTATATTAATTCTTTTTGTtatacttaaatttaaaatttttaaaatttatattttattttgacataaattaatcattttatttttattttattattaattagtttaaataggTAATAAAGTTAACCATTTGATTTTAAAATGTTGAAGTGATTTTTTAAATCTCTCTATGCTCATTACGTTGAAATGATATTTTTAATGTTAAAAgtatgttttaaaaaattttgtgtCAACATTTGAATAGAATAttcaaatgaattaattatttagattaattaatgataattataaaataaaaattatattatattaaattaatataatatagtaaAGGCTTAATGGTATCATAAGTTCTtaatatattttgaaaaaatcAATGGTAAACTACACCTAAAGTTACCGAATGAAAGTTTTCGATTGGTGCAGGTGATGCGAATAAAAAAAGGCTATACAAcaattattttaacaatttaatgacttaaatgaaaacttttgaatatctcaatgaccattttgtaattttctaaaattaaatgaccaaaatataaacttaataataatttaataaaattgagTATAATTTACCTAAAATTCAATTAAGCACCCTAATATATACGTATCAATATATGGTAACAAATCAATTGATATATAAGGTAAAATATTATTTTGTATGGTAAAATATAGATATATACGGTAACATATCAATTTATACggtaatataaattttgatttcataaaatatatatagaaaCATATTAACTTTAATTTGCACTAAATACATGGGGTCAAATATATATGGTAATATTTATTGCAAATTTAATATATTCTACATATACTTTTCCAtgtatatgat
Above is a genomic segment from Gossypium arboreum isolate Shixiya-1 chromosome 8, ASM2569848v2, whole genome shotgun sequence containing:
- the LOC108461412 gene encoding uncharacterized protein LOC108461412, encoding MVFHSISETRNNSNETVTETEGVVMASSSTLKSQPLHNFQLHDLKWAMNHSNNQRLRKLADSSQKSPQRSDTDTDSDNNRKGNTVREPPFNNGASSGSSLDHKTGKSEKKVINGPDSLVDSDSLGKKVAPPEGRSKIYIRLRTKNQKPVEEVVDVGDQNLNVEDVEEFVPKTWNLRPRKPISKPRNQNGGAPKMVTSAHDNKTQRPESSRSRNVTESKPAEKKAKKQKFSISLTREEIDEDIFAMTGSKASRRPKKRAKNVQKQLDCVFPGLWLSSITPDSYRVPEPPLKG